From a region of the Agrobacterium tumefaciens genome:
- a CDS encoding SDR family oxidoreductase yields the protein MALNKVVLITGASSGIGVGIARELASAGAKLVLGARRMDRLEALAQELRQVGAEVIAHPLNVTDRQSVAEFADVGRKAFGQVDVIVNNAGVMPLSLMSSLKVDEWDRMIDVNIKGVLYGVAAVLPDMTSRKSGQIINIASIGALAVSPTAAVYCATKYAVRAISDGLRQENKDIRVTCIHPGVVESELADSITDPAAADLMKTYRAIALKPDAIGRAVRYAIEQPDDVDVNEIVVRPTAA from the coding sequence ATGGCATTGAACAAAGTCGTTCTCATCACCGGCGCATCCAGCGGCATCGGCGTGGGTATTGCCCGTGAACTCGCGAGTGCTGGTGCAAAACTCGTGCTGGGCGCCCGACGTATGGACCGTCTTGAAGCACTGGCCCAGGAGCTTCGCCAGGTGGGTGCGGAGGTGATTGCGCATCCGCTGAACGTCACGGACAGACAAAGCGTTGCCGAGTTCGCCGACGTTGGCCGAAAGGCCTTTGGGCAGGTCGACGTCATTGTCAACAATGCGGGTGTCATGCCTCTTTCGCTCATGTCTTCCCTCAAGGTCGATGAGTGGGACCGCATGATCGATGTCAACATCAAGGGGGTTCTCTACGGCGTTGCCGCCGTACTGCCTGATATGACCAGCCGCAAGTCCGGGCAGATCATCAATATTGCCTCGATCGGCGCTCTGGCAGTGTCGCCGACCGCTGCAGTGTATTGCGCGACGAAATATGCCGTTCGCGCCATTTCCGATGGATTGCGCCAGGAGAACAAGGACATTCGCGTCACCTGCATTCACCCCGGCGTCGTCGAGAGTGAGCTGGCCGACAGCATCACCGATCCGGCAGCGGCTGATTTGATGAAGACCTACCGGGCAATTGCCTTGAAGCCAGACGCGATCGGTCGCGCCGTTCGATATGCGATCGAGCAGCCGGACGATGTGGATGTGAACGAGATCGTCGTTCGCCCGACAGCAGCATGA